In Dehalococcoidia bacterium, the sequence GGTTATCTGCCTTCGCATCTCCTCCTGGGGAATGAGAGGGAGGATGGGATGGTACTTTCCCGAGCCGGTGAATTCCACCTGACCGCGTTTGGCCAGCTCCCGCAGCCCCTGGATCACATCGTTAAACCCGTGGTCATAGAGCATCTCGGCGAGCACGGCGGTTATGTTTACCGTGACCTTGGCATAGGGAAGGTCGCGAAAAAGCTCGACCAGAGGCCTGTAGGACTCATCGCACACCTTGCGCAGCACCCAGTGGAGCTGCGTTGGTGGCTGGTAGAAATGCAGTAGCGGTGCCCAGTAGATCATAGATTCACCGTTGGTCACTTTGCGACCGACTAGGGCATATGGATATGGTGTCAACACACCATGCTGATCACGCGGCGCCAGACAGGAGGGCCGGGGCAGTGCGGTGTCTACTCCTTAGCCTCTTCGGCCGCAGCGGCCTTGTCAGGACTCTTCCGGCGCTTCCACCCCAGCATCACCAGGAGTTCCCCGATAGCAGCATCGCTCACCGCCGTCTCGTCAAGGGGCATGCCTGGGTGTAAGCGATAGTGGTTCTTCCTGCCATCCCTGGTCTTAGTAATGTATCCCGCTTCTTCGAGGCCCTTAATAATGTTGTGTGTTGCCCTCTCGGTGATGCCGACAGCATCACCGATCTCTCTGGCTGTGCTGCGCGGATGCCTTGCAATGGCGGCCAAGACCAGACCGTGGTTTGTGATAAAGCCCCATGTAGCCATTTTTAAAAATCGTCCCAAATTGGTCTAAAAAGTACTTGACAAAAACTAAATGTTATGCATAATAATGCATGAATATTGTTTCATGTCATGTTAGTTTAGCATTTTGTCTCCAGTATTATGGGTCGTGTAAAGCATATCATGCATATATTATCGTGCGATGGGCTTCCTGCAACACATTTCCTACATAATGACGGTAGTATTATTTCACAAAACCAGTAGAGTGTCAACCTCTCCGAATCTTGAGGTAAATGAGGAGTACCTGTGATGTTTAAAACAGTTGCCACTATTACTAAGAGCCTGGAAGACTACCGGCCCATCGCGGGGGATGAGACGATTGAGGAGCTTAAGGCACTGGCTGTACCACTTCGGGGGGCCAAGGTACTCCATGGTCTCCAGCCCCCTCCATGTTCTCCAGCCCCCATTGTATGGTCGTAATGGCCCCTTTTTATTACTGTAGAACGGCATTACCATGCCTAAATTTATATGTAGGTGCTGAGATGAGGCAGACAAACATTACCCCCAAGAACACTGAGTTCGTGCTCCTTTGCTTTGAAGGGCCGGACCGCTACTCCCAGGCCGGTGGCCTGGGAGTACGAATAGACAACCTGTCAGCCACCCTGGCGACGATGGGCTTCAACACGCACCTGTTCTTCGTCGGCGACCCCGCTCTCCCGGGTGAGGAGCTGAGGTTCAGGGGCAAGCTCTCACTGCACCGGTGGTGCCAGTGGATCAGCAAGTATTATCCCAATGGTGTGTATGAGGGGGAGGATGAAAAGCTCTATGACTTCAACGAGTCCCTCCCATGGTTTATCAAGGAACACATCGTCAAACCAGCGGTGGCCAAGGGTAAGCTGGTAGTGATCCTCGGCGAGGAGTGGCACACGGCGGAGGTGATGTGTCGCCTCAGCGATGCCTTTTTTAACGATGGCCTTAGGGACAATGTGGTGATGTTCTGGAATGCCAACAACATCTTCTCCTTCCACCGCATCAACTGGGGGCGGCTCAACTACACCACCACCATTACTACGGTGAGCCGGTATATGAAGCACGTCATGTGGAGGATGGGGCTGAACCCCCTGGTTATTCCCAATGGGATACCGAAGAGCTCGCTCGGCAAGGTTGACTACAGGGAGACTGAGGCGGTGAGGGAGGCCCTCGGCGCGGACCTGGTGCTGTGCAAGGTGGCTCGCTGGGACCCTGACAAGCGGTGGAACACGGCCGTGGAGGCCATCGCCAAGCTCAAAGAGAAGGGCATAAAGACAGTGCTTTTGGCCCGGGGTGGGATGGAGTCACACGGTGAGGAGGTGCTGTGTAATGCTCGATCGCTGGGCCTCACCGTTGGGGAGGCGAGGACCAAGCAGGGCTCGCCTGACGGCTACCTGGCAGCGCTGCAAGAGGCCGCCCCGTGTGACATCATCGATATCAAGTTCCACATGCCCCTCGACTTATTGCGCGTGGTGTACCGGGCTGCTGATGGCGTGCTTGCCAACAGCGGACATGAGCCTTTCGGCATCGTGGGGCTGGAGGCGATGGCGGCCGGAGGGATTGCCTTTACCGGCTGCACCGGCGAGGACTACGCCATCCCCTTTGTAAACGCCTTTGTTCTGGAGACAGCCAACCCCATGGAGATCGTGGGCTACATGATGTACCTGCGGGACTATCCCAAAGAGTGCACGCGAATTCGAGAGGCGGCGAGGCGCACTGCCCGCTACTTCACCTGGGAGGCTGCTGCACAGAACTTGATCAGCAAGCTGGAGAACCAGGCCCGGATGCAAGAGGCCCTGGGTGGCAAGCCCACGCCTCTCGAGCCGCAGTTTGCGCTGTCCAAGTTGCCCCCGGAACTGGTCGCCACCACACTGAACCACTACTAAAGGCGAAGGAACTAGCTGATATGGCGCAAGACTTAGTGATCTACACCGTGGTGCACCAGCCGCGGCGGCTCAAGCTACCGGCGCAGCCCATCCCTGAGGGCGCTGCCCCCGGGGATATCGAGCGCTGCCTGTTCGACGAGCAGCTAAACGAGGAGTACTTCCGAAAGGTTGCCACCTACTGCTACTATCCCGCTACCGAGATGTTTCTCCATCTCGCCGATGGGGGTGTGAAGTTCTCGGTAGGATTCTCTGTCTCCGTGTTGCTGCAGACCGGAGCGTGGGATCGAAAGCTCTTCCACCTGTTCTACCAACTGGTGGCGCATCCCAACGTGGAGCTCGTCAACGTCGAGCCGTATCATAGCTTCCTCCCACTCATCGACCTCCGCATGTTTGCCCGCCGGATGTCGTGGGCCCGCAACCACCTGGAGAAGGCCCTGGGCAAGAGGCCTGAGGTAACTGATACCACCGAGATGCTCATGTCCGACGGTATCTACCACGCCCTGGACGGGCTGGGCTTCACTGCCGCCTTCCTCGACGGGCGACCATCGGTCATGGAGTGGCGCGAGCCGACCCACCTCTATCACAAGGGGAAGGACATGATGCTCCTGGCACGGCACTTCGAGCTTAGCGATGATGTCGGCTATCGCTTTTCCAACAAGGGCTGGTGGGGCTATCCACTTCTCGCCGATACCTATGCCCACTGGCTGAGGGAAGCCACGGGGGATTTCGTGGTGCTGGCGTGGGACTATGAGACCTTCGGCGAGCATCACTCCCGGGATACCGGCATCTTCGATTTCACGACACGCCTGCCTGAGGAGTTGGCGAAGCGGCGGATAGGGACGCTGACACCCAGTGAGGCGATCGCGAAGTACCGGGAGCGAAGCTACCACCTGCCTTTACCGGCATTTCCCTGCACCTGGGCCGGCGAAGGAGGAATTGAGTTCTTTCTGGGAAACGCTGCACAGCAGGCCGTATTCCAGCTAATGCTGCAAGCCTACAACAAGGCCCTACTAACCAAGAATCATCGGCTGATAGACCTCGCCCTGTGGCTGGTTCAATCGGACAACCTCCATCTTATCCAGTGGTTCGGGCGCTCAGGATCGGAGGCCGAGGTATCTGCCTACTTCACGCCGAAGGAGTGGTGGGGGATGGGGCCATCGGGCATCGTGTGGGAAATGCAGCAGGTATACAAGAACTTCATCCGAGCCCTCGACGCGCACCTTTAGAATATTTATATATTCATAAAGATGTACTCGACAATTTTATATCACACGAGCTATGCAAAGTCAAAGCTACATGATAGGGAACGAATCTCCGATTAGGATGCAATTTAGCTATAGAACTAAAAACGGCACTAATCGGATTAGCTAAAACGAGAAGGTCGAAATGACTAATAATTACACGGAGTGGTTTGGTCAAAGTGCCTGGGTTTACGCCGATGAAGATGGGGATTTCTTACCCAAGCTCTTGAATACGATGAAAGACCACTTCCGAGGCTACGCCCAGTGGCAGAGCAACATTCATCTTCAGGAATACCCTCAATATCTATGCTCTGCTAAGTTCAACGGCGGTACGAATGATATCGTACACCTCTGGCGGGACGGTCAGACCTGGTGGCAAATATCAGGTGAATTCCGCGCAAAAGAAGAGGATAATGTCGAGCTAACACTGAGAAAGTGCATCGATGATTATGCCAAGAAAAAAAGGGTTGGTAAAATAAGTGATATCACACAAGCAAGGTCAAGGCCGAAAAGCGGAACAGGCATTACCGAATAAAAAGGGAGGGAGGATAATTATGGTAATGGAAAGATGGCAACCGGGCTGGGGCATCCGTCCTTGAGACTCTTTTCGTAGGAAATGGAACAGCGCTTAGATGATCTTCTTAGTCACCCCTCCTTCCCCCTAGTATGGAGGCGGCTCCCTGGGGAGGAAAGGGGTTGGTGCCTCTACCAGAGATGTTTGAAAAGGAAGATAAGTTCATCGTGAAGGCCGAGCTTCTAGGCGTGAAGAGAGAGAAGATTGATGTCTCAGTTTCGGGGGATACCATGACCATTAAAGGAGAGCGTAAGACTGAGACCGGTATCAATAAGGAAGACTACCACTTCTGCGAGCGGTTCTATGGTAGCTTCTTCCGCTCGATCACCCTGCCTTCCGCTGTGAATACCGAGAAGACGAGGCCAGCTATCAGAATGGCGTGTAAGAGGTCACCCTGCCTAAAGCTGCGGAGATCAAGCCGAAGAAGGTGGAGATTTCCGTCAAATGACTATTTATAGCTGTCCCGCTCTCCGATCATTGAGATGAGAAGAAAAAGGTGCCAAAGGTAGTATCCTAAAAGGTGAAAGGGGGTGGCAGAAAATGGCCACAATTGTCAGGATATCGAAGGAAGAGGCTGAGCGGCGTTTGTCCGATGTTCCCGAGGAGCATGCATTCAGGTGCTGCGGTGGCCGCATATTGAGGAATTTGGTAGAGCTCAGGGAGACCCTTGACAGCATGACAGATGAGACCTTCACCTACCACTCAAATGAGGAGAAGCACGATTTCAGCAACTGGGTGAACGACATAATTGGGGACGACAAGCTGGCAAGGGATCTGGCAAAGTCGCCGGATCGAATCAAGGCAGCGAAGAAGGTGGCAGAGAGGCTCTCGTTCCTCTCCGCTAAATTAGCTTAAATATCAAGGTAGGCTTTATCTGTGTCCTGGCAGCGCTATGCTAAGCCGGGGCAAGGGGGATCTTTCTATTCTTGAAAGATGGGCAAATGATATATTGGGCGCCGTTACTACACTTCTACCAGCCACCGACTCAGTTCCACTGGGTGCTGCGCAAGGTGTGCGACGAGTCCTACAGGCCCCTGGTCGAGCTTTTTCGTAACCTTCCCTATGCCAAGGTCACGGTAAACATAAACGCCGTGCTCGCCGAGCTGCTAGACGAGCATGGCATGTCGGACGTGATCTACGGCCTACGTGAGCTAGCCGAACAAGGGGTCGTGGAGCTCACCGGTTCGGCTAAGTACCACCCCATCCTCCCCCTAATTCCCCAGGAAGAGATGCTGAACCAGATAGCGCTCAATCATCAGGCCAACGAGCGCTTCTTCGGCAAGAGCTACTTGCCTCAGGGCTTCTTCTCCCCTGAGATGTGTTACAGCCACGAGATCGTCAAGCCGATACTGGATACCGGCCACAAGTGGCTCATCTTGAGCGGGACTGCCTGTACCGCGCCGTGGCCTAACAACGTCATCTACGAAATACCATCCGATGGCCAGCGGCTTGCGGTGTTCTTCCGCGATGACATTCTGAGCAACAAGATCTCCTTCCGCCAGCTCGATGCGAATGGGTTCCTCGACCATCTGAGGCAGCTGCGAGGCTCCCGTAAGGATATCTATGTGGTAACGGCTATGGACGCCGAGACCTTTGGGCATCATATTAAGAACTGGGAGCACCTATTCCTGGGAGAGGTGTATGGGGCCCTGGAGCCATCGGAGCCCATAACTCAGGGTGTCAGACATTTGCAGTGCATGGTCAATACACAGAGGGAGATATT encodes:
- a CDS encoding helix-turn-helix domain-containing protein, giving the protein MATWGFITNHGLVLAAIARHPRSTAREIGDAVGITERATHNIIKGLEEAGYITKTRDGRKNHYRLHPGMPLDETAVSDAAIGELLVMLGWKRRKSPDKAAAAEEAKE
- a CDS encoding Hsp20/alpha crystallin family protein — translated: MPLPEMFEKEDKFIVKAELLGVKREKIDVSVSGDTMTIKGERKTETGINKEDYHFCERFYGSFFRSITLPSAVNTEKTRPAIRMACKRSPCLKLRRSSRRRWRFPSNDYL
- a CDS encoding glycosyltransferase; translated protein: MRQTNITPKNTEFVLLCFEGPDRYSQAGGLGVRIDNLSATLATMGFNTHLFFVGDPALPGEELRFRGKLSLHRWCQWISKYYPNGVYEGEDEKLYDFNESLPWFIKEHIVKPAVAKGKLVVILGEEWHTAEVMCRLSDAFFNDGLRDNVVMFWNANNIFSFHRINWGRLNYTTTITTVSRYMKHVMWRMGLNPLVIPNGIPKSSLGKVDYRETEAVREALGADLVLCKVARWDPDKRWNTAVEAIAKLKEKGIKTVLLARGGMESHGEEVLCNARSLGLTVGEARTKQGSPDGYLAALQEAAPCDIIDIKFHMPLDLLRVVYRAADGVLANSGHEPFGIVGLEAMAAGGIAFTGCTGEDYAIPFVNAFVLETANPMEIVGYMMYLRDYPKECTRIREAARRTARYFTWEAAAQNLISKLENQARMQEALGGKPTPLEPQFALSKLPPELVATTLNHY
- a CDS encoding glycoside hydrolase, with the translated sequence MAQDLVIYTVVHQPRRLKLPAQPIPEGAAPGDIERCLFDEQLNEEYFRKVATYCYYPATEMFLHLADGGVKFSVGFSVSVLLQTGAWDRKLFHLFYQLVAHPNVELVNVEPYHSFLPLIDLRMFARRMSWARNHLEKALGKRPEVTDTTEMLMSDGIYHALDGLGFTAAFLDGRPSVMEWREPTHLYHKGKDMMLLARHFELSDDVGYRFSNKGWWGYPLLADTYAHWLREATGDFVVLAWDYETFGEHHSRDTGIFDFTTRLPEELAKRRIGTLTPSEAIAKYRERSYHLPLPAFPCTWAGEGGIEFFLGNAAQQAVFQLMLQAYNKALLTKNHRLIDLALWLVQSDNLHLIQWFGRSGSEAEVSAYFTPKEWWGMGPSGIVWEMQQVYKNFIRALDAHL